In the Leguminivora glycinivorella isolate SPB_JAAS2020 chromosome 14, LegGlyc_1.1, whole genome shotgun sequence genome, one interval contains:
- the LOC125233518 gene encoding uncharacterized protein LOC125233518 yields the protein MKPLSYNNSIRQNQRNSSHVYLETLRVPTAMAFRDENQEHEYTGRSLLAYAAMRVCTPERRCQSARLCGGASLHACDAVPVCSPMRRCESARLRGGASLLAYEAVPVCSPMRRCESARLRGGASLLAYEAVRVCTPARRCKSARLCGGASLLAYEAVPVCSPMRRCESARLRGGASLLAYAAVRVCSPTRRCESARLRGGVNLHACEAVQVCSPTRRCKSARLRGGVSLLACEAVSYRIC from the exons ATGAAACCACTAAGCTACAATAATAGTATTAGACAGAACCAGCGAAATAGCAGCCACGTCTATTTAGAGACACTTCGCGTGCCGACGGCCATGGCTTTTCGTGATGAGAATCAGGAGCACG AATATACTGGCAGGAGTCTGCTCGCCTATGCGGCGATGCGAGTCTGCACGCCTGAGCGGCGGTGCCAGTCTGCTCGCCTATGCGGCGGTGCGAGTCTGCACGCCTGCGATGCGGTGCCAGTCTGCTCGCCTATGCGGCGGTGTGAGTCTGCTCGCCTACGAGGCGGTGCCAGTCTGCTCGCCTACGAGGCGGTGCCAGTCTGCTCGCCTATGCGGCGGTGTGAGTCTGCTCGCCTACGAGGCGGTGCCAGTCTGCTCGCCTACGAGGCGGTGCGAGTCTGCACGCCTGCGAGGCGGTGCAAGTCTGCTCGCCTATGCGGCGGTGCGAGTCTGCTCGCCTACGAGGCGGTGCCAGTCTGCTCGCCTATGCGGCGGTGCGAGTCTGCACGCCTGCGAGGCGGTGCAAGTCTGCTCGCCTATGCGGCGGTGCGAGTCTGCTCGCCTACGAGGCGGTGTGAGTCTGCTCGCCTACGAGGCGGTGTGAATCTGCACGCCTGCGAGGCGGTGCAAGTCTGCTCGCCTACGAGGCGGTGCAAGTCTGCTCGCCTACGAGGCGGTGTGAGTCTGCTCGCCTGCGAGGCAGT AAGCTATCGGATATGCTGA